A genomic window from Variovorax paradoxus includes:
- the ahpC gene encoding alkyl hydroperoxide reductase subunit C — protein MSLINTQVQPFKTQAYLNGKFIDVSDETLKGKWSVLIFMPAAFTFNCPTEVEDAADNYPEFQKLGAEVYIVTTDTHFSHKVWHDTSPAVGKAKFPLVGDPTHTLTNAFGVHIPEEGLALRGTFVINPDGIIKTAEVHSNEIARDVKETLRKLKAAVYTAAHPNEVCPAKWNEGDKTIAPSFDLVGKI, from the coding sequence ATGTCCCTGATCAACACCCAAGTCCAGCCCTTCAAGACCCAGGCCTACCTCAACGGCAAGTTCATCGATGTGTCCGACGAGACGCTTAAGGGCAAGTGGTCCGTGCTGATCTTCATGCCGGCGGCGTTCACCTTCAACTGCCCGACCGAAGTCGAAGACGCGGCCGACAACTACCCCGAGTTCCAGAAGCTGGGTGCCGAGGTCTACATCGTGACCACCGACACGCACTTCTCGCACAAGGTCTGGCACGACACGTCGCCGGCCGTCGGCAAGGCCAAGTTCCCCCTCGTGGGCGACCCGACCCACACGCTGACCAACGCTTTCGGCGTGCACATCCCCGAAGAAGGCCTGGCGCTGCGCGGCACCTTCGTGATCAACCCCGACGGCATCATCAAGACCGCCGAAGTGCACTCCAACGAAATCGCCCGCGACGTCAAGGAAACCCTGCGCAAGCTCAAGGCAGCGGTCTACACCGCCGCCCACCCGAACGAAGTCTGCCCGGCCAAGTGGAATGAAGGCGACAAGACCATCGCCCCGTCGTTCGACCTCGTCGGCAAGATCTAA
- the ahpF gene encoding alkyl hydroperoxide reductase subunit F, producing the protein MLDASTKAQLKSYLERATQPIEIVASLDDSKASGEMLSLLKDVAESSPLVKLTESRDDNHRKPSFSVNRPSENHGPRFAGLPMGHEFTSLILALLQIGGYPPKVEQAVLDQIKALDGDFEFEIYVSLTCHNCPDVVQALNLMAVQNPRIRTTMIEGGTFQEEVKERQIMAVPTVFLNGTEFGQGRMSLEEILAKIDTSGVEREAKKIAAKDPFDVLIVGGGPAGAAAAVYAARKGIRTGVASERFGGQVLDTLGIENFISIKETEGPKFAHALEEHVRDYEVDIMNLQRAKALVPGSDLIEVQLESGASLKSKSVIISTGARWRNINVPGEHEFKNKGVAYCPHCDGPLFKGKRVAVIGGGNSGVEAAIDLAGIVGHVTLIEFDTQLRADAVLQRKLRSLKNVDVFTNAQTTEITGDQKVNGLVYKDRATGELKKVELEGVFIQIGLVPNTDWLKGTVELSKHGEIIVDARGQTSVPGVFAAGDATTVPFKQIIIAAGDGAKAALGAFDHLIRTSAPA; encoded by the coding sequence ATGCTCGACGCAAGCACCAAAGCCCAATTGAAGAGTTACCTCGAACGCGCCACGCAGCCGATCGAGATCGTCGCCTCGCTCGACGACAGCAAGGCCTCGGGCGAAATGCTGTCGCTGCTGAAGGACGTTGCCGAGTCGTCCCCGCTGGTCAAGCTGACCGAAAGCCGCGACGACAACCATCGCAAGCCCTCGTTCTCGGTCAACCGCCCGAGCGAAAACCACGGCCCGCGTTTTGCCGGCCTGCCGATGGGCCATGAATTCACCTCGCTGATCCTTGCATTGCTGCAGATCGGCGGCTATCCCCCGAAGGTCGAGCAGGCCGTGCTCGACCAGATCAAGGCGCTCGACGGCGACTTCGAGTTCGAGATCTACGTCTCGCTCACCTGCCACAACTGCCCCGACGTGGTCCAGGCGCTGAACCTGATGGCGGTGCAGAACCCGCGCATCCGCACCACCATGATCGAAGGCGGCACCTTCCAGGAAGAGGTGAAGGAACGCCAGATCATGGCCGTGCCGACCGTGTTCCTCAACGGCACCGAGTTCGGCCAGGGCCGCATGAGCCTGGAGGAAATCCTCGCCAAGATCGACACCAGCGGCGTCGAGCGCGAAGCGAAGAAGATCGCCGCCAAAGACCCGTTCGACGTGCTGATCGTCGGCGGCGGCCCTGCCGGCGCGGCAGCTGCGGTGTACGCAGCGCGCAAGGGCATCCGCACCGGCGTTGCCTCCGAGCGTTTCGGCGGCCAGGTGCTCGACACCCTGGGCATCGAGAACTTCATCTCGATCAAGGAAACCGAAGGACCGAAGTTCGCCCACGCGCTCGAAGAGCATGTGCGCGACTACGAGGTCGACATCATGAATCTGCAGCGCGCAAAGGCCCTGGTGCCCGGCAGCGACCTCATCGAGGTGCAGCTCGAAAGCGGCGCGTCGCTCAAGAGCAAGTCGGTCATCATTTCGACCGGCGCACGCTGGCGCAACATCAACGTGCCCGGCGAGCACGAGTTCAAGAACAAGGGCGTGGCCTACTGCCCGCACTGCGACGGTCCGCTGTTCAAGGGCAAGCGCGTCGCTGTGATCGGTGGCGGCAACTCGGGCGTCGAAGCGGCGATCGACCTGGCCGGCATCGTGGGCCACGTCACGCTGATCGAATTCGACACGCAACTGCGCGCCGACGCCGTGCTGCAGCGCAAGCTCAGGAGCCTGAAGAACGTTGACGTGTTCACCAACGCACAGACCACCGAGATCACCGGCGACCAGAAGGTCAACGGCCTGGTCTACAAGGACCGCGCCACGGGCGAGCTGAAGAAGGTCGAGCTCGAAGGCGTGTTCATCCAGATCGGCCTCGTGCCGAACACTGACTGGCTCAAGGGCACGGTCGAGCTGTCGAAGCACGGCGAAATCATCGTCGACGCGCGCGGCCAGACCTCTGTGCCGGGCGTGTTCGCGGCGGGTGATGCCACCACGGTGCCGTTCAAGCAGATCATCATCGCGGCCGGCGACGGCGCGAAGGCGGCGCTCGGTGCGTTCGACCATCTGATCCGCACATCGGCCCCTGCATGA
- a CDS encoding TonB-dependent hemoglobin/transferrin/lactoferrin family receptor: protein MASKLNRRPSHRLALLPCLIASGLGLSAPSWAQRVAALNEVVVSGSRSEQARDDLPVSTEVINRDDIESKQITDIRDAVRDLPNVSVKRAPARFGLAQGNTGRDSNAGFNIRGLDGNRVLLLTDGIRTPRSYVFSANAFGRDYFDIGLVERIEIIKGPASALYGSDGLAGLVNFITRDPSSYLRDGKSFGGSASIGYSGDDNGTHGGVTLAGKANDTLQWLISANMGRSSALENMGANNAANVDRTTPNPERDRNKALLAKVILTPNADQRHGFTLEHIEKTSRYDLLSGVAKPPYASTSVIGLNAKNDLQRDRFTYDGRLRLNSLMADSLLAVVSYQKAKSREFIYEDRFTAADRTRDVTYDESTWQFGLQADKTVRTGDWAQKITYGFDYTRTNVENLQTGLVPPAGETYPLKRFPDTRETSSAFYVQDEFIHDRWSITPGIRFDRFSLDAKQAGFGAQAVSLSGSAVSPKLGVLFRATPQWSVYGNYASGFKAPNAFQVNNFFENVISGYRTIPNPNLKPEKSQNIELGVRGRTGVLSFDVAAFTGDYKDLIENDRQVGGVFGSRTNPATFQSVNIGRARISGFEIKGELDFTDNGNGFSVPFAYGQTRGRDRTNNRPLNSIDPSKASVGVKYQAPVWSVRLDAVNHARKKWSDIDSTEVTTGTQFRAPAATTFDLSAQWRIRKDLRLNAAIVNLTNKRYWMWSDVRGLTSTSTIRDAYTQPGRSFNVSLVADF, encoded by the coding sequence GTGGCCTCCAAACTCAACCGACGTCCCTCCCATCGCCTCGCTCTCCTGCCGTGCCTGATCGCCTCCGGGCTCGGTCTTTCGGCACCCTCGTGGGCCCAGCGTGTCGCGGCGCTCAATGAAGTGGTGGTGAGCGGTTCGCGCTCAGAGCAGGCAAGGGACGATCTTCCGGTGAGCACCGAGGTCATCAACCGCGACGACATCGAATCGAAGCAGATCACCGACATCCGCGACGCGGTGCGCGACCTGCCCAACGTGTCCGTCAAGCGCGCCCCCGCGCGCTTCGGCCTCGCGCAGGGCAACACCGGCCGCGACAGCAATGCAGGCTTCAACATCCGCGGCCTCGACGGCAACCGCGTGCTGCTGCTGACGGACGGCATCCGCACGCCGCGCAGCTACGTCTTCAGCGCCAATGCGTTCGGGCGCGACTACTTCGACATCGGCCTCGTCGAGCGCATCGAGATCATCAAGGGCCCGGCCTCCGCGCTCTACGGCTCCGACGGCCTGGCAGGCCTGGTGAACTTCATCACGCGCGATCCGTCGTCCTATCTGCGCGACGGCAAGAGCTTCGGCGGCAGCGCCAGCATCGGCTACAGCGGCGACGACAACGGCACGCACGGCGGCGTCACCCTCGCGGGCAAGGCCAACGACACGCTGCAGTGGCTCATCTCAGCCAACATGGGCCGCTCCAGCGCGCTGGAGAACATGGGCGCCAACAACGCTGCCAACGTCGACCGCACCACGCCCAACCCCGAGCGTGACCGCAACAAGGCGCTGCTTGCCAAGGTCATCCTCACGCCCAATGCCGACCAGCGCCACGGCTTCACCCTCGAGCACATCGAGAAGACCAGCCGCTACGACCTGCTCTCGGGCGTCGCCAAGCCGCCGTATGCGTCCACTTCGGTAATCGGCCTCAACGCCAAGAACGATCTGCAGCGCGACCGCTTCACCTACGACGGCCGCCTGCGCCTGAACTCCCTCATGGCCGACAGCCTGCTCGCCGTGGTGAGCTACCAGAAGGCGAAGTCGCGCGAGTTCATCTACGAAGACCGCTTCACCGCCGCCGACCGCACACGCGACGTCACCTACGACGAAAGCACATGGCAGTTCGGCCTGCAGGCCGACAAGACCGTGCGCACGGGCGACTGGGCACAGAAGATCACCTACGGCTTCGACTACACGCGCACCAACGTCGAGAACCTGCAGACCGGCCTGGTGCCTCCGGCCGGCGAGACCTATCCGCTCAAGCGCTTCCCCGACACGCGCGAGACCTCGTCCGCGTTCTACGTGCAGGACGAGTTCATCCACGACCGCTGGAGCATCACGCCGGGCATCCGCTTCGACCGCTTCTCACTCGACGCGAAGCAGGCGGGCTTTGGCGCGCAGGCCGTGTCGCTCTCGGGCTCGGCCGTATCGCCCAAGCTCGGCGTGCTGTTCCGCGCAACGCCGCAATGGAGCGTGTACGGCAACTACGCCTCTGGCTTCAAGGCGCCCAACGCGTTCCAGGTCAACAACTTCTTCGAGAACGTGATCTCGGGCTACAGGACGATTCCCAACCCGAATCTCAAGCCCGAGAAGAGCCAGAACATCGAACTCGGCGTGCGCGGACGCACCGGCGTGCTGAGCTTCGACGTGGCCGCGTTCACCGGCGACTACAAGGACCTGATCGAGAACGACCGCCAGGTCGGTGGCGTGTTCGGCTCGCGTACCAATCCGGCGACCTTCCAGTCGGTCAATATCGGGCGCGCACGCATCAGCGGCTTCGAGATCAAGGGCGAGCTCGACTTCACCGACAACGGCAACGGCTTCTCCGTGCCTTTTGCCTACGGCCAGACGCGCGGACGCGACCGCACCAACAACCGCCCGCTCAACTCGATCGACCCGAGCAAGGCCAGCGTCGGCGTCAAGTACCAGGCGCCGGTGTGGAGCGTGCGCCTCGACGCCGTGAATCACGCGCGCAAGAAGTGGTCGGACATCGACAGCACCGAGGTCACGACCGGCACCCAGTTCCGGGCGCCCGCTGCCACCACCTTCGACCTGAGCGCACAGTGGCGCATCCGCAAGGACTTGCGCCTGAACGCGGCAATCGTCAATCTCACCAACAAGCGCTACTGGATGTGGAGCGACGTGCGCGGGCTGACCTCGACCTCGACGATCCGCGACGCCTATACCCAGCCGGGCCGCAGCTTCAACGTGTCGCTCGTGGCGGACTTCTGA
- a CDS encoding hemin-degrading factor has product MNAEDIRDRFAALRARGMRHKDAAAAMDLSEGAAVAAHTGTHDKALHATRLRGPWVELLQALELCGPVLALTRNETTVHEKTGVYEKVSGSDAMGIALGEAIDLRLFFSRWHAGFAVSEAAANPGVSPSLSLQFFNAQGVAVHKIFVRDATDRDAFQSVIDSFTAPDEPVVFAAPEDKAVPREDSAIDTGGLAEAWRGMQDTHEFFGLLNKFGVERQQSFRLTEGEFTQRAELSAISDLLNEAAFDGTPIMVFVGSPGCIQIHSGPVVRIEPMEMKGHGENATPMRWLNVLDPGFNLHMREDRIASVWIVEKPTSDGVVTSVEAFDQQGELMAMFFGARKPGMPEREEWRRIVRELPRLQSTTEAP; this is encoded by the coding sequence ATGAACGCCGAAGACATCCGAGACCGATTCGCCGCATTGCGCGCCAGGGGCATGCGCCACAAGGACGCCGCCGCAGCCATGGACCTGTCCGAAGGCGCGGCCGTGGCCGCACACACGGGCACGCACGACAAGGCCCTGCACGCCACGCGCCTGCGCGGCCCATGGGTCGAACTGCTGCAGGCGCTGGAGCTGTGCGGCCCCGTGCTTGCGCTCACGCGCAATGAGACCACGGTGCACGAGAAGACCGGCGTCTATGAAAAGGTGTCGGGCAGCGACGCGATGGGGATCGCACTGGGCGAGGCCATCGACCTGCGGCTGTTCTTCAGCCGTTGGCATGCGGGCTTCGCGGTGAGCGAGGCAGCGGCCAACCCGGGTGTGTCGCCTTCGCTGAGCCTGCAGTTCTTCAATGCGCAGGGCGTGGCCGTGCACAAGATCTTCGTGCGCGACGCCACCGATCGTGATGCCTTCCAGTCGGTCATCGACAGCTTCACTGCGCCGGACGAGCCCGTGGTGTTCGCCGCGCCCGAAGACAAAGCTGTACCACGCGAGGACAGCGCCATCGACACCGGTGGCCTCGCCGAAGCCTGGCGCGGCATGCAGGACACGCACGAGTTCTTCGGCCTGCTGAACAAGTTCGGCGTGGAGCGCCAGCAGAGCTTTCGCCTGACCGAAGGCGAGTTCACTCAGCGCGCTGAACTGAGCGCCATCAGCGACCTGCTGAACGAAGCCGCGTTCGACGGCACGCCGATCATGGTGTTCGTGGGCAGCCCGGGCTGCATCCAGATCCACTCCGGCCCGGTGGTGCGCATCGAGCCGATGGAAATGAAGGGCCACGGCGAGAACGCAACGCCGATGCGCTGGCTCAACGTGCTCGACCCGGGCTTCAACCTGCACATGCGCGAAGACCGCATCGCCAGCGTCTGGATCGTCGAGAAGCCGACCAGCGACGGCGTCGTGACATCGGTCGAAGCCTTCGACCAGCAGGGCGAGTTGATGGCGATGTTCTTCGGCGCGCGCAAGCCCGGCATGCCGGAGCGCGAGGAGTGGCGGCGCATCGTGCGCGAGCTGCCGCGTCTTCAATCCACGACCGAAGCTCCATGA
- a CDS encoding heme/hemin ABC transporter substrate-binding protein, with amino-acid sequence MTAFHEMNARFPLHRRDVLRLLGASSLGTAALPLFAQEAKLPKLVTVSGAITEVVYLLGAEVQLVGTDTTSLYPAAARATPKVGYMRQLSAEGLLSLKPDAIIATNESGPAVVLDQVRGAGVKVEIIEADHSWGEVQRKVQAVGRAAAREAQARELQAKLDAEWNQVQQRVAAASKGRKPRVLFVLSHSASPQVSGEKTAAHSVIGFAGGANVLGGFQGYRPMTAEAMASAAPDIILTSTQSIEAHGGVDKFWQRPELALTPAFKKRSLITQDALLLLGFGPRMPAAIAELHEKFLAATA; translated from the coding sequence ATGACCGCCTTTCACGAAATGAACGCCCGCTTTCCGCTGCATCGCCGCGACGTGCTGCGCCTGCTCGGCGCCTCGTCGCTGGGCACCGCCGCGCTGCCCCTGTTCGCACAGGAGGCGAAGCTGCCCAAGCTCGTGACCGTCAGCGGCGCGATCACCGAAGTCGTCTACCTGCTGGGCGCGGAAGTGCAGCTCGTCGGCACCGACACCACCAGCCTGTATCCCGCCGCCGCGCGCGCGACGCCAAAGGTCGGCTACATGCGCCAGCTGTCGGCCGAGGGCCTGCTGTCGCTGAAGCCTGACGCGATCATCGCCACCAACGAGTCGGGTCCCGCCGTGGTGCTCGACCAGGTTCGCGGTGCGGGCGTCAAGGTCGAGATCATCGAGGCCGACCACAGCTGGGGCGAGGTGCAGCGCAAGGTGCAGGCCGTCGGCCGCGCCGCCGCGCGCGAGGCGCAGGCGCGCGAGCTGCAGGCGAAGCTCGATGCCGAATGGAACCAGGTGCAACAGCGCGTGGCCGCAGCCTCGAAGGGGCGCAAGCCGCGCGTGCTGTTCGTGCTGTCGCACAGCGCCAGCCCGCAGGTTTCGGGCGAGAAGACCGCCGCGCATTCGGTGATCGGCTTTGCGGGGGGCGCCAACGTGCTCGGCGGCTTCCAGGGCTACAGGCCGATGACCGCCGAAGCCATGGCCAGCGCCGCGCCCGACATCATTCTCACGAGCACGCAAAGCATCGAAGCCCACGGCGGCGTCGACAAGTTCTGGCAGCGGCCCGAGCTTGCGCTCACGCCGGCGTTCAAGAAGCGCAGCCTGATCACGCAGGACGCCTTGCTGCTGCTGGGCTTCGGCCCGCGCATGCCCGCGGCCATCGCCGAACTGCACGAAAAATTCCTGGCTGCCACCGCATGA
- a CDS encoding FecCD family ABC transporter permease, translating to MSQRFSAQAVLGGSALLLVAAFVVGAVSGAYAISLPQLWGVLTSLGQGADKSPEHLVFLNIRLPRLVLGVAAGAGLGMAGTLMQGLFRNPLADPGLVGISSGAALAAGVTIILGAWLWPVLPRTLGSWTLVLMAFGGGLSVTLLIYGLSRSEGGTRMALMLLAGIAVNALAGAGLGFLSVMATDEQLRSLQFWLLGSLGGARWSAVLLVGVAVLLSCVAARSLAAPLNAIALGEAQAALLGVDVERIKRRAIVVTAVAVGAVTATTGIIGFIGLIAPHWVRMVAGPDHRVVLPASALLGAALVLAADTVARTVMAPAELPLGVLTAFIGVPMFLWMLRHFKGRI from the coding sequence ATGAGCCAGCGCTTCTCGGCACAGGCCGTGCTGGGCGGCAGTGCGCTGCTGCTCGTCGCCGCCTTCGTGGTGGGGGCCGTTTCGGGGGCGTATGCCATCAGCCTGCCGCAACTCTGGGGCGTGCTGACCTCGCTAGGGCAAGGGGCCGACAAATCGCCCGAGCACCTGGTGTTTCTCAACATCCGCCTGCCGCGCCTCGTGCTCGGCGTGGCGGCGGGCGCGGGGCTCGGCATGGCGGGCACGCTGATGCAGGGGCTGTTCCGCAATCCGCTGGCCGACCCTGGGCTTGTTGGCATCAGCAGTGGAGCGGCGCTGGCGGCGGGTGTCACGATCATCCTCGGCGCATGGCTGTGGCCCGTGCTGCCGCGCACGCTTGGCAGCTGGACGCTGGTGCTCATGGCGTTCGGCGGCGGGCTGTCGGTGACCTTGCTGATCTACGGCCTGTCGCGCAGCGAAGGCGGCACGCGCATGGCGCTGATGCTGCTGGCGGGCATCGCGGTCAACGCGCTGGCGGGTGCGGGGCTCGGTTTTCTCAGCGTGATGGCGACCGACGAGCAACTGCGCAGCCTGCAGTTCTGGCTGCTGGGCAGCCTGGGTGGGGCGCGCTGGAGTGCCGTGTTGCTGGTCGGCGTGGCGGTGCTGCTGTCGTGCGTGGCGGCGCGGTCGCTGGCGGCGCCGTTGAACGCCATTGCGCTGGGCGAGGCGCAGGCGGCGCTGCTTGGCGTGGACGTCGAACGCATCAAGCGGCGCGCGATTGTCGTCACGGCCGTGGCCGTGGGGGCGGTGACGGCGACGACCGGGATCATCGGCTTCATCGGCCTGATCGCGCCGCACTGGGTGCGCATGGTGGCGGGGCCTGATCACCGCGTGGTGTTGCCGGCGTCGGCGCTGCTGGGAGCGGCGCTGGTGCTGGCTGCCGACACGGTGGCACGCACGGTGATGGCGCCGGCCGAGCTACCGCTGGGCGTGCTCACCGCGTTCATCGGCGTGCCGATGTTCCTGTGGATGCTGCGGCACTTCAAGGGGCGCATATGA
- a CDS encoding heme ABC transporter ATP-binding protein, giving the protein MALCCASVEVRVGAKTLLADASVHLAPGRVTAILGPNGAGKSTLLSVLAGQRAPTRGRVTLDGRPLEDHGMPALALRRALMPQESAVAFDFTAQEIVALGRYPHRRSPGRDEDEIVDEAMGLTDVSALAPRILNTLSGGEKARAHMARALAQLWHPRPDGASRWLLLDEPTAALDLAHQHSAMRLLRAWAARGVGVVAVLHDLNLARRYADEVVVLGGASGGLMQGAAAEVLQPGLIEAVWGTPCQPVTSADGTVQYLFG; this is encoded by the coding sequence ATGGCGCTGTGCTGCGCCAGTGTCGAGGTCCGCGTTGGGGCGAAGACGCTGCTCGCCGACGCTTCGGTCCACCTGGCGCCGGGCCGGGTGACGGCCATCCTCGGACCCAACGGCGCTGGCAAGTCGACGCTGCTCTCGGTGCTGGCCGGCCAGCGGGCGCCGACACGGGGCAGGGTGACGCTCGATGGCCGTCCGCTCGAAGACCACGGCATGCCGGCACTGGCGCTGCGCCGGGCGCTGATGCCGCAGGAGAGCGCGGTCGCCTTCGATTTCACCGCGCAGGAGATCGTGGCGCTGGGCCGCTACCCGCACCGCCGCTCGCCGGGCCGCGACGAAGATGAGATCGTCGACGAGGCGATGGGGCTGACCGATGTATCGGCGCTGGCGCCGCGCATCCTCAACACCCTGTCGGGCGGCGAGAAGGCGCGGGCCCACATGGCGCGGGCGTTGGCCCAGCTGTGGCATCCGCGGCCCGACGGCGCGAGCCGCTGGCTGCTGCTCGACGAGCCCACCGCGGCGCTGGACCTCGCGCACCAGCATTCCGCGATGCGCCTGCTGCGCGCCTGGGCCGCGCGCGGCGTGGGCGTGGTGGCCGTGCTGCACGACCTGAACCTGGCGCGGCGCTATGCCGACGAGGTGGTGGTGCTGGGCGGCGCTTCGGGCGGGCTGATGCAGGGAGCGGCAGCCGAAGTGCTCCAGCCGGGGCTGATCGAGGCGGTCTGGGGCACGCCGTGCCAGCCTGTGACAAGCGCGGACGGCACGGTCCAGTACCTTTTCGGGTAG
- the ppsR gene encoding posphoenolpyruvate synthetase regulatory kinase/phosphorylase PpsR, whose protein sequence is MTTHSRTVFFISDGTGITAETFGNAVLAQFEMKPRHVRLPFTDTVDKAHQAVRQINHTAELEGVRPIVFTTLANMDVLEVIETGCKGMLLDMFGTFVRPLEIELAVKSNHRIGRFSDVSKSKEYNDRIAAIDFSLQHDDGQSNRDLEGADVILVGVSRSGKTPTSLYLAMQHGLKAANYPLIPEDFDRRQLPPALIPHRKKIFGLTIQPERLSEIRNERRPNSRYASLENCRHEVSEAEAMMRRAGIRWLSTTTKSIEEIATTILQELRPERLVY, encoded by the coding sequence ATGACCACGCATTCACGCACTGTTTTCTTCATTTCCGACGGTACGGGCATCACCGCCGAAACCTTCGGTAACGCCGTTCTCGCCCAGTTCGAGATGAAACCGCGCCATGTCCGACTACCTTTTACCGACACGGTCGACAAGGCCCACCAGGCGGTACGGCAGATCAACCACACGGCTGAACTCGAGGGCGTGCGCCCCATCGTCTTCACCACGCTGGCCAACATGGACGTGCTGGAAGTGATCGAAACCGGCTGCAAGGGCATGTTGCTGGACATGTTCGGCACCTTCGTGCGGCCACTCGAAATCGAGTTGGCCGTGAAGTCGAACCACCGGATCGGCCGTTTCAGCGACGTCAGCAAGAGCAAGGAATACAACGACCGCATCGCCGCGATCGACTTCAGCCTGCAGCACGACGACGGCCAGAGCAACCGTGACCTGGAAGGCGCCGACGTGATCCTGGTGGGCGTGAGCCGCAGCGGCAAGACGCCAACCTCGCTCTACCTGGCAATGCAGCACGGCCTGAAGGCGGCCAACTACCCGCTGATTCCGGAAGATTTCGACCGCCGGCAGCTGCCGCCGGCCCTGATTCCGCATCGCAAGAAGATCTTCGGCCTGACCATCCAGCCTGAGCGGCTCAGCGAAATCCGCAACGAGCGCCGGCCGAATTCGCGCTACGCCAGCCTGGAGAACTGCCGCCACGAGGTGAGCGAAGCCGAGGCGATGATGCGGCGCGCCGGCATCCGCTGGCTGTCGACGACCACCAAGTCGATCGAGGAAATCGCGACCACGATCCTGCAGGAGCTGCGGCCCGAGCGACTGGTCTACTGA